The DNA region agggccaagcgattgtgaggtctgactttttcctggagaaccattttgtgatgcaaatgtattactctgttgaacgcatattgttctgagaagcaaaactctttattttttaaaccccagccaactagccggactaccttcatcaacaccaaaacgaggctggaactctgctcacaggacgcagcagggggtaagaagatgttcagaaatgatgctgctgatatgggatgttacacagcttcatgtcagaagagacgaactgtccctttaaagagattATTATCTCAAAGTCTTATGAGCTGTAATCATGTTAAAAAGAAAGTGGAAAAGAAAGGTATTTAAACTAGAGTCCATGACTGCAAACCTGTGACAGTTTTATTGATCATTGATCATCATCAACTCAAACTTTCTCCACCAGATCTCCACCATAGATGTAGAAATTATTTACTCGAATACTGTCATTAAAATGGAGAAACCACCAATTTTACACGAGGAAATAATCACATAAAGTTGGTCAGAGTTTCTCTCACTGATCTGAATCTATCTGAAGTTGATACTTCTAGAAGTTTTTATCCAAGTGAAGAGCTCTCTGTTTGCTAACTGTCGACGCTGGTAATCAGGACTAAATGGAAGCTTCACTGAGACCTTTCTCAACGGGTCAGTTAAAGATCCAGCTCAGAATGTTTTTCCAGCTGATCAAAACAGGAGAACGTTGATGCCCTGTGCAACATTCACTGAGATGATTTTGTTTCAGGTTTATTAATGCATTCAGCTTTTGAACATGGAGGCAGTAAAAAACACAATAGATCTGAACTCAGTAGGTTTGGTTCATCCTGTCGGTTCCAGCATTAAAGTAAAAGCTGAGCAGCTCACCGGAGACGAGGCGGAAAGTGTCCACAGTGTGGTTTATCTCCTCAGCACAGAAGTACAGCCTGCAGTCCTCTGCTCTGATGTTTTTAATCACCAGTCTGTTCTTTAGGATCAAATATTTGGTTTGTAATTCAGCAGAGCTGTAGGATACATGTCCGGTGGCAAACCTGTGTCCGATACTCGCTCTGAGCTGACTGTAAACCTCCAGGTACCAGTATAAGTCTGTTTCATTCCTGATGGAGCAGGTTAGAGTGGCATCCTGACCCAGTTCTGCTCTGACCTCCGTCACCTCCTGGGCCTCTGaacagaccagaaccagaaccagaaccagcagcagcatcctcagcaGATCCATGAtcaggttcagcagcagactctgAAACCAGCTCAGCTCTGATGAGAGAACAAAGTGATCTTTGCTTCCTGTTTCACCGGCTGATGAAGCCGAGCGCAGCGACCGCTAaccaaccacaagctacccagTTAGGATGGAagagaaagcagcagcagcagcaatctgAGGTTAGCTGCAGAGGCTAGCTGCAGGGGTTAGCTGCAGAGGGTAGCTGCAGGGGTTAGCTGCAGAGGCTAGCTGCAGGGGTTAGCTGCAGAGGCAGAGGTTAGCTGCGGAGGTTAGCTGCAGGGGTTAGCTGCAGAGGTTAGCTGCAGAGGCTAGCTGCAGGGGTGAGCTGCAGGGGTTAGCTGCAGAGGCTAGCTGCAGGGGTTAGCTGCAGAGGCAGAGGTTAGCTGCGGAGGTTAGCTGCAGGGGTTAGCTGCAGGGGTTAGCTGCAGGGGTTAGCTTCAGGGGTTAGCTGCAGGGGTTAGCTGCAGGGGTTAGCTTCAGGGGTTAGCTGCAGAGGTTAGCTGCAGGGGTTAGCTACAGAGGTTAGCTGCAGGGGTTAGCTGCAGGGGTTAGCTTCAGGGGTTAGCTGCAGAGCTTGTTGGTTTTCTCTTAATTGACTGGTGCACAGTAGCGGGTGTTAAAGGTAATAACCAAAATGGGTGGCAGCAGGGACCTTCCATAGCAGCATAATACCACATCACAGCAACAGTGACACCAGAACTGACATGAGGAGAAGATAAAGGTACTGATTATTGATAGAGGAATATTATGACACTATGATGACAACAGTTGTGGAAGAGTTCAGAGCAAAGGATAAACAGCATCACTACTCCATCTTGTGTCTGAAAGTCATTACTGCAACTTTAATTTCAGGTTTATTCCACACCAAACACATCCAACCAGCCAGACTTAACTATCACAGCTGAACACTTAACCCCGATACCAAGTACTGACCTTCCAATAGCTGTTCAAACCCCAAACTGTACAACAGAGGCCGGGGTCCACCACATCAGACAGCAGGGTGGAAGATGCAGGCAAGCCCCAAAGTCCAAGTGGGAGGTACCTCCAAGGGTCGTGGAAAATGACAGAGCTGAGGTCCTCTGGGACTTCCTGAGCAGGTGATAGCTGACCAGATATGGTGGAGGTCACACACTACAGAAGAAGGCAGCAGGGACAGATATAGCATGAACGAAGGCTGTAGAACAAAGGCACTCGAGTTTTTCTGGACGATCTTCTCCTGAACGATCTTCTTCAAGGATgatcttcttctggacgatcttcttctggacgatcttcttctggacgatcttcttcAAGGACGATCTTCTTCTGTACGATCTTCTTCAAGGACGATCTTCTTCTGtacgatcttcttctggacgatATTCTTCAAGGACAATATTCTTCAAGGACGATATTCTTCAaggacgatcttcttctggacgatcttcttctggacgatcttcttctggacgatcttcttctggacgatcttcttctggacgatATTCTTCAAGGACGATCTTCTCCTGAACTatcttcttctggacgatcttcttctggacgatcttcttctggacgatATTCTTCAAGGACGATCTTCTTCTGTACGATCTTCTTCAAGGACGATCTTCTTCTGtacgatcttcttctggacgatATTCTTCAAGGACGATATTCTTCTGGACGATATTCTTCTGGACGATATTCTTCAaggacgatcttcttctggacgatcttcttctggacgatATTCTTCAAGGACGATCTTCTTCTGtacgatcttcttctggacgatATTCTTCAAGGACGATATTCTTCTGGACGATATTCTTCTGGATGATCTGCTTCAtggacgatcttcttctggacgatcttcttctggacgatATTCTTCAaggacgatcttcttctggacgatATTCTTCAAGGACGATATTCTTCTGGACGATATTCTTCAAGGACGATCTTCTTCAAGGACGATCttctggacgatcttcttctggacgatATTCTTCAAGGACGATCTTCTTCTGtacgatcttcttctggacgatATTCTTCAAGGACGATATTCTTCTGGACGATATTCTTCTGGATGATCTGCTTCAtggacgatcttcttctggacgatcttcttcAAGGACGGTCTTCTTCAAGGACGGTCTTCTTCAAGGACGGTCTTCTTCAAGGACGATCTTCTTCAAGATGATCTTCTTCAAGGACGATCTTCTTCAAGACCATCTTCTTCTGGACAATCTTCTTCTGGAGGATCTTCTTCTCGACGATCTTCTTCAAGGACGGTCTTCTTCAAGGACGATCTTCTTCAAGGATGATCTTCTTCAAGGACTATCTTCTCCACCCACACCTGTCGctctccctcacctccctctctcccaccttctccctctctgccccacttctctcccctctctggccccacctgatcttcttccttacctgacccacctacCTAACTCGTCTTtcacatcaggctcttttccttctgctttcaggactgcgagagtcagaatcagaatcagaattactttattaatcccttgcgggaaattcctttgttgcagtgctctcattacagaaaaaagaaagatgaataagaataagatagggaaaaaaaataaataaataaactcctCTTCACTCCTCTTCTagagaaaccagctcttgaaccttcagagatcaagaattacagaccggtatcccttctaccctttctgtccaaaactcttgaacctgctgtctttaaacaactgtcctcttaccttcaccagaacaacctcttggatccctaccagtccgggttcaagatgggccactcaactgagacggccctcctggccgtctcagttgagtcactgagtcactccaaactgctcgagctaactctctctcctctgtcctggttctcctggaccctaaccctaaccctggaccCGGTTCTCCTGGACCCTAaccctggacctgtctgcagcatttgacacagtgaaccacgacatccttctctctaccctggagggaatgggggtttctggctctgcactctccatgttctcatcctacctgacaggtcgcttctaccaggtcagactgagagggtctgtgtcgaagccacgtaggctcaccaccggggttccccagggttcggtcctgggtcctcttcttttctccctctacacatcatctcttggttctgtcatccactcccataacttttcctaccactgctatgcagacgacacccagctgattctgtcttttcccccttctgacacccaagtggaagcacgcattgctgcgtgcctggcagacatctcggggtggatgtcgatgcaccaccttaagctcaacctggacaagactgagctggtgtttctcccggggaagggctgcccgttcagagatctggccatcaccatagatgactccgtggtgacgcCAACTCGGactgcgaggaatctgggtgcgACCCTGGACAGCTGGGTCGCTGCCCATCTCTGGCCGCAGgcttcaaaccatctctgcaggaaacaccaccctgatccgccctctgaggacatcacctgtttcgtcccagctccttacgcactgaTTTGTTCCCTAAAtggtctttgtttcctaaattatcttcccatgtgtctcggtacctaacttaccgcacttactctgcaCTAGTTCtactcttagctgtttggttttggaaggaaatgcacttatgatttcttgtgacctgaagttcttttgccgaCCGATGTGGCACACactgattgtaagtcgctttggataaaaacgtctgcagaatgaccgtaatgtaatgtagcaGCTCTAAGTGACAGCAATGGAAAAATACCAAAGACTGAAGGAGgaactctccatgtacatgtgacatcattgttgtcattaactcatgtttctctctctcagcaggtgtccctggcctggtgttacggggcttgttgtcccctctttcctctcagcccccagctggtccaggcagatggttcctggttctggttctgatggaggtttcttcctgttcaaagggagtttaaGTGGAGTCTATTTTTCTTATGTGAATTG from Odontesthes bonariensis isolate fOdoBon6 chromosome 11, fOdoBon6.hap1, whole genome shotgun sequence includes:
- the LOC142391295 gene encoding uncharacterized protein LOC142391295, which codes for MDLLRMLLLVLVLVLVCSEAQEVTEVRAELGQDATLTCSIRNETDLYWYLEVYSQLRASIGHRFATGHVSYSSAELQTKYLILKNRLVIKNIRAEDCRLYFCAEEINHTVDTFRLVSDVPVAPSNDSNQHNQSCTSTSTTYQNEHVVLGSFVLNAVLVSAVTGLMCVNLRRKKCCSSRTNQPPEFPPENPEVLESPQYEEIHLPPPPPQSDCIYYKAQHPLPRR